The nucleotide sequence AGCCATGATTGCCATCAAGGAAAAAAACATCGAGGGCCTGGTAAAATGTATCGTCTTAATAGGAGTCCAGTAAAAGAGGTGAATGTGGTAGACCTGATTGGATTCAATTGACTTTCCCTTTTGATGATATCTCACCATGTTACCTGAAGTAATTGAATGATGTCAACATAGGCTAGGTTCAGAAATTACCTTTTAGAGTACTATACCACATACAGAGAAACAacaaactctctctctcttttcacaaaacattattgtatatctAACAACACaggtaatccagccttcagtttactgaATTAGATGCAAActtaaatctattgttcttcagtgTGGTAGATTGAAGAAGTGGGTGATAGAAGTTCCTCTGGtatgcaattctaatcaccctgtgatcaacatcgggtaaatattggaagtcccaaaccagcatggaactctaaataaactagttttcagagacgcctccctactgagactataattaaaccaatgtccacgCATTCAataacttatcactgttgtatcaacatgttgtgccaatagttttagtttgtgtctatctttaataGAAAACacgaaggctcaactaccaggatTGTAAAACTGACtatactgaaaataaaaataaaagaactTATTGTCTCTTCTAACTTCTATAATCTTCTTTCTCTCTATGGGGTGTTTAAAGTGGAGAACATTCCccagacatgtacacacaatttTGTGGGGGGTAACCTAGGCAACAGAAACCTCTAATCTGGTCAACTTCCCTTCACACAACCTTCTGCAAAGGCACAGAATATGATCAGTTAATGCCCATTTTTGACCACGTGAGTTCATTTTTCATAATGAGAACATTGAGAACaaagttgtttggttgttgGTTAGCGAGTGGTtaaattactagtatttgacCCTCACCATTGCAGTTTGGGTTCAAACCTGTCTGGTGCCATGTTTAATTAAAGTTACCAGATTTTTACATAAAAAGGGTGTCACTCAGTTTGATCCTTCAGTGCAACAGAGCTGTTCTCCTGTAAACATGAGGGCGCTGTAcagtggcggccatattgaatccCGTAGTTGTATCCAGTGAAGTTTCAGACACTCGTTGACTTGtcatgaatttttaaaaaaaatcaaaaacttgAAATATCTTTTTCTATGGTATGTTCTTTTCTTAGATGCAAAGCAAGCTGATGGTGAAGCTGATATGAAAGCATTGGATGGTAAAGCTGATGGCGTTGTAGATGAGGCCAAAAAAGATGTTGACTCATCAGATGAAGATAGTGATAGTGAGACggagaacaaaaaaaaattcaagatgCCAAGCATTGCCAAAAAAGACCAATCAGTACTGCAGCTTAAGCTTACTAAATTGGCAATCCAGATTGGTTATGCAGGTAAACTCCAAACATTTTataaacaattaaaacaaaaaaataagaaattctttgtctttttttcacgcttgtctgttttctttccccagcgatatctgtacatatttcatcaaaatatcacagaagTTGTATTCTAACccacattttgtttgttttagggTTGAAggaatatttttcaaaaataaaaacaaaaagataaaataaaataaaaaaaaatcccaaCCTGCCTACCCTactttctgaggccatgttatcggaaacacacagtCTTATTGTTTTCCCGCCTTATTGTCCATGAACCATTGTATTGAACTCTTTTCTGTTGTCTACTCTGTACAGGATCAGCCATTGCGGTGCTTACCATCATTACCTTGGTGATACGATTCTGTATTGAAACCTTTGCTGTTGACAAGTTACCATGGAGCAATAAGTATTGGTCCGAGTTTATAGACTTTTTCATTATTGGTGTAACTGTGCTGGTTGTAGCTGTTCCTGAAGGTCTGCCACTAGCTGTCACCCTCTCCCTGGCATATTCAGTCACAGTGAGTGCTCCCCCCTGTCTCTTTCATTTAATGCAGCTAGCGTATTGAATTATGAGAGAAATAGAAGTATTACTGAGTTATCGTTCTGACTATTCTGTGCACAGAGGGCACTTTGGGAAATTCTTGGATTGTCATCTTTGCCATTGTTTACGATtgtgaatatgcaaatgatcacgATGATAGGTGATACAAACTGCATTCAGTTGAACTGCAATACTCAGCATGAGCATGTAGAtgtcaatatttattatttatttttatttatttttatttatttttatttatttttatttatttataaaccaagcaacaggcattgcccaataacaggagttCAGTATAAAACCAGAGTACCCTTGCAAAccctgcattgttcggtagagtcacaCTGAACGACACTCTGCTAATTACaacatggtaaatttaatcaaacccaggaCGGGTTCGAACCCTGACTGCGGTAGTAAGAGGCAagtcagccaccgacaaccctatgATTATAAGAACAACACCAGAATTTATCCACTATCTGTCAAGCCAACGTAGATCTTGAActtgaatttgataatgatgAGACCACCATAATAATTAATAACCTCATAACTTGTAcccatttttgttttccttcacaGAAAATGACCAAAGATAACAACTTAGTACGTCACTTAGATGCCTGTGAAACCATGGGTAATGCTACAGCCATCTGCTCCGATAAAACGGGAACGCTGACGACAAATAGAATGACAGTGGTACAAGCTTTCATTGGTGGAACACATTTTAAAGAGGTTCCTAGTGCCAGTGATATCGCCGCCAAAATTTGTGATCTTATTGTAAAGTCTGTGTCAATTAACAGTAGTTATGCCTCAAAGTTAGTGGTAAGTATTTTATCAATAACTGATGAAAGATGACATTTTCGGAAAACTCCCTCCATACCTAGACATTTCCTTTCTTACACTGTCATTGTTATAGCACAGCCAGTAACTTCCAGCTCCCCCGTACTGTAGACAGAGAAATTAGCTGACCACTAGTATAAGTACAGTTGTCACCAGAAGTGTGCAGTTCCTGTCAAGTATTCATATTTATACTGAGTTTGATGTGGTGAACTTACTGTCTACGTATGTCTGGGAATATGACCTTGTGTCAACTAACACCACTGAGGCAGTCCATATGGACATCATCTTGCCATGCTGGTTGGCACTGGTAGATTGCCACAAGCATGTAAACATTACAACCTATTAAAACctaaaataatactttattttcatgCTGGCAATTTAACATGGTTTAATGTTAGACATAAAAAGTGTAGTATGTATCCCCGAAATGAAAAAATTTGAAACTTTTGCAGTTACTAGTAATTTGTTCTAGTAAAACTCAACTTCATTCATAGTTgtaatcaaagaaaaaaaaagggggggggggtttatctGAAAAAGAGGtcaaattgatatcaaaataaagccattttagaatccaatatgtcCACCGCCAAATTCTGTGTTAAACTTGATGGGAAAATAAGAAATTGTCTCGCCATTTTGATGGAAACAAGATTTGAtccagtgttgcagccagcctttggaaagagtgggacatagtgtcccaagactttcatttttctgggtcatcataaatttttttgggacattattatttttaaaaaagcgccaatggcttgtagcacaactgcaaattatttacccacatgctgatccatcctagatatttgctgaatgattatgcagttccctatccaaccctgttgttatctatgcaatatacacgatcatttggctgttgctatagacATGGGCATGTTGCATACtattgctaaacatatttgcatacaatgttagtgtgggtcatctatgacccatcacttccaaaattgtgggtcaggtccaaaaaatgtgtgtcaaatgacccaaaaaacacctctggctgcaacactgtttGAACCccatatttcttttatttcaaaaggacaggGAACCAGCCCCTGTAtgacaaagttttgaaatattttttaaaaagttgattTTCAAGTAAATTAATAGCTCTCAAGACACAGAGTAATGTTAAACTCACCTGTTTTCTTTGCTTATTACAGAAACCAGAGCAGGAAGGTGAAATAGCCAAACAAGTTGGTAACAAGACAGAATGTGCACTGTTAGGTTTTGTAGTCAATTTAGGGTCTGATTACCTGGAGATTAGAGATGAATGGCCAGAAGAGAAGTTTCATCATGTTTATACATTCAATTCCATGAGAAAGTCTATGAGTACTGTTATACCCCTGCCAGATGGAAGCTTTAGACTGTTCACTAAAGGTGCTTCAGAAATTGTCCTTAAAAAGTAAGTGacttggtttgttgttgttgttgttgttgttagtccccgccggacaaagtccgaacggggacttatggattgggttccgtctgtccgtccgtctgtccgcagccgtttcttggagatgcctggaccgatttttttcaaacttggtacaggggcaacatacaatggcatacatatgcacgtcaatttgttttatgatacaatccaatattgCTGCCtaccagccattttgtttgcgaattttccatgtccaaagccataactcagacatgcttgaacagagtagtgatataaaaaacaaccatatgaggccaaacaacattaaccaggtttgaaaatgacaacataaactgccagttccttaaaacccaatcatagcgggaactatgtcattttcaatgacttgttgttgttgttgtgcagGTTATTATGCATTGCTGGGTATAGTGAGAGGTAATGGGATGTCAGAAAGTGATGAACGACGACAACATCAAATCTCAAATGGATAACAGCATGATAGATCTAAGGAATCAAGCATATAGACATTGATACTTTATGACAATCTGAAGACTTATTTTCCATCTGGGATGGGTCTTAGATTAAACAGATGATATCAAAACAGACGCGAGTCATGTGAGTTGGACTAGcaaatccacacacacacacacacacacacacacacacacacacacacacagacagagagacacagacagacacatacattcatacacacatacatgcatacatacatacatacatacatacacacacacacacacacacacacacacacacacacacatacatacatacatacatacatacatacataccaaaacAGTCTCAAAGCtgaatgtatgtttttttgttttatgaaagacatcatTAGACTTGCATTGATTTCATGTCACATTTCTTCCAGATGCGCATTGATTCTTGATGCCGATGGTCAGCCCCAGCCGTTCCTACATACTGATAAAGATGACATTGTGAGGAATGTGATTGAACCAATGGCATGTGATGGACTCAGGACATTATGTTTAGCTTACCGTGATTTCACTGCTGGAGATGAGCCCGACTGGGATGAGGAACACAACGTGGTGTCTAATCTTACTTGTGTCTGTATTGTTGGTATTGAAGATCCTGTCAGACCAGAGGTACTTACTGTCTTACTCTTCTTAGATCTCACCCCATGGAGTTTGatgtgggtgggtaggtaggacAGGGATGGAGTTtgatgtgggtgggtgggtggctgGGTGGGTAGGGCAGGAATGGACTTtgatgtgggtgggtgggtaggacAGGGATGGAGTTtgatgtgggtgggtgggtaggacAGGGATGGAGTTtgatgtgggtgggtgggtaggacAGGGATGGAGTTTGatgtgggtgggtaggtaggacAGGGATGGAGTTtgatgtgggtgggtgggtagggcAGGAATGGAGTTTGATGTGGGTGGATGGGTAGGGCAGGGATGGAGTTTGATGTGGGTGGATGGGTAGAGCAGGGATGGAGTTtgatgtgggtgggtgggtagggcAGGAATAGAGTTtgatgtgggtgggtgggtgggtgggtagggcAGGAATGGAGTTTGATGTGGGTGGATGGGTAGGGCAGGGATGGAGTTTGATGTGGTGGGTAGGGCAGGGGTGGAGTTtgatgtgggtgggtgggtgggtagggcAGGGATGGAGTTTGATGTGGGTGGGTAGGGTAGGGATGGAGTTtgatgtgggtgggtgggtgggtagggcAGGGATGGAGTTTGATGTGGATGGGTAGGGCAGGGATGGAGTTTGATGTGGGTGGATGGGGCAGGGATGGAGTTTGATGTGGGTGGATGGGGCAGGGATGGAGTTTGATGTGGGTGGATGGGGCAGGGATGGAGTTTGATGTGGGTGGGTAGGGGGGGGTTTAAGGGTTTGTGCTTAAGTATGAGTTTAAGTTGGAATAGAGTGGAGATTAGGATTGATGGGGTAGGGTGGTAATGACAGTATATTTGTGATAGGTGTGGGTGCAAATTTTGGGAAGGCAGCGGGGTGGGTTGAGGGCAGAAAAGATGGCAGGAGGGAATGGTAGTAAGGAAGTAATAGAGATATAATCTGTACATTTCTTTGGCTAAGGTGGTAAGGTGGGGGTGTTAAACACAGAAAGTTAAACTAAATATTGCAACTTATAAGATATATCTTTCATTTTCTCACTCGAGTGGCCTAGTTGAAAAATTCTGTGTCAAATCTTGCTCTAAATCTATTTATTGCCTGTTAAAGATCTTCACTGAAATTTGTACTGTctgtgtaatattttttatcagTGTAATATTGGTTAGTCATCTGGTAATCTAGTtcataaatgatattttttggggtgtttttatacatagtatatatagGACTATGTATTGTAAtacaatgtgatgtgatattgaTTGGAAAATATCGGTTTTTAAGGTGCAAGGTTTGATAGATTTGAAAAAAGATAATTTTGATCTCACTTAAGTATATTCAAAGCGCTCTCTTCATTTACTTAATCTTCATTTCTCTCTCAGCTATCATATTTTATAATCTGTTTCTGCTTATTTATCTACCATTAGTGTCTTCtcttttagtttttttttttcaaatcccTCTTGGTATAGAATAACGACACATATTTCATCACAGTGTGAATGCTATTTTAGATTTAGTTTGAATTTAATGAATCTGTTGTTGGCGCTGTGTTATGTCTTCTAAGTTGCAGTGCATGCAATAGCAGTGTGCACACCACACACACGTCACAGGTCAGGTCAGACAAACCGGTTCACCACATATTACAGGGTGCTCTTTGTAAGTAGGTACACTCTCTCTCCAACCCAGCATCGTTACCCAGGTATGGAAATTAAGCCTCTCTAACCAGTCAAACAAACCCAGATTTCTCTTGCACTTCATGTAGTAGTCAAATCCTAAAATATAGATCCTCAGTAGTTTCAGTAAAAAAACCAAATACCCACCAAACCACATCCCATAGAAAAATCCATCCTGTAAAATCTCCTCACTCATTTTGACTTCAAGATGGTAACAGAGTGTGCCACTAGCTAACTAACCAATCATAGttcatactttcatttcatttgcatatttatttgcatttatatTAACTCTCTCTCTTTCCATGTAGTATTGATGCAACCCAGTGACATTAACATGCATTGAAATTTGATTGAAACGACCTGTTACAGTCTCTGTTGTTAGCACACTCGTGGAAAAAAGGTTGCTAGACAGTTATACAGCTGTAGGCTTTTGAAAGATAAAAGCAACAGGGTTATGAATACCTCAATACGTAACATACCTTGCCTTTAAAAATCACTGTTTAAGTTCTTGATTTTCAGATTTGAAATGTAATGAAAGAACACATGGTAAATGTCATTGTGTGATTACGTAGCTGACATGAACTGATTCATTAACataatcaattttgattttgattttcagcCAATAATTTCCTGCAAAATGTTCAATAATGGAATTTCAATGCATGTTTATGTTAGATTGGGTTGGAAACTTGTAATGACATTAGCCTTAAAATTGTGTTTATCTGCAAGAAACTGAAAGAAATGCCTTGGTTATTTCTGTGTATGTAGGTGCCGAATGCCATCAAGAAGTGTCAGGGTGCCGGAATTACTGTTCGTATGGTGACAGGAGACAACATCAATACCGCTAGGTCTATCTCTACTAAGTGTGGAATTGTCACTCCAGGAGAAGACTTCTTGATTCTGGAAGGCAAAGAATTCAACAGGCGAATCAGGGATAAATACGGAATTGTGAGTCCTCAGCTCCTCTAGAATTATGCCTCCAAATCATGATGATTTTTCTATATCTTTCTGGTGACTGAGAGATGAGATGTGATTCACACATGATATGCACAACATGTCAGTAGAACAGACTGTggatattgttttgttttttaaattgtgctCTTAGAGTGAAAATAATTTAGATGTATTTTGATTAAAAGGAACAACATTCACTTTTGTCTAAATAAAGGTCTCAGaataattatggaaatgaaTCTCAAAAACAGTGGAAagtattgtaattttttaaacTGAAAATTTGTATGAAATGGTATGATTTGTATCTGCATCAATTACTGATTAGGACTTGCCAAAAAATGCCAACGTAAAGTGAATATTGAGAGAGAGCTGATATCTGAAATCTTTGATGTTTTtctaatgtactatattatcATTTTGACACCTCTGTAGATTCAGCAAGAGCTGATTGATAAAATCTGGCCTAGACTGAGGGTTCTTGCTAGATCATCACCGACAGACAAACATACTTTAGTCAAGGGTATTATTGACAGTAAAATCAATGTACATCGGGAAGTCGTAGCTGTGACAGGAGATGGTACCAATGATGGACCTGCTTTGAAGAAAGCTGATGTCGGCTTTGCCATGGTACGTTGTATTCCTGTGAAGTACTACAAAAAACAACCACAAAATCATGAGTTTGGTTATCCCTTGGTGGGTTTATAGGTAACCATTCATTCAAATATGGAATCTGCATTTTAATAGTGAGACACCATCTGACATCATATTTGGGCTTTCTtttaaatagcgccctctagtgatatgtttttgttatgaagACAATGGCATGTCCACAgacattttcaaatgtcaattATTTAATTGACATGAATTTGACATAAGTAACATTCAAGTTTAATTTTAATCTTTCTAAAGCACATTTTATTATGTACTATGGCTATGCCCATTTGTAACAGTGCACAATGCACCTGTCTTGTACTGGTATACATCGAAATATTGCTGTCAAGTAGTGCCTTTATATGTGATCCTGTTAAACTGATTTGCAGTATTATTTTTACATACTGAAAAATTCTATGGATTGCACACTCACTGTATGAGGTATTTAATCAAGGTCAAATCAAGGTCATATGTTTTATGCCCATTGGTTACTATTCTGACTGACTTGTATGTTTTACAGGGCATTGCTGGTACAGACGTGGCCAAAGAAGCATCAGATATTATCTTGACCGATGATAACTTTACTAGTATAGTGAAAGCTGTAATGTGGGGTCGCAATGTATACGATAGTATTGCCAAGTTTCTACAGTTTCAACTGACAGTCAATGTTGTTGCCGTTACACTTACCTTTGTTGGTGCTTTGACTATTAAGGTACGTAAATGTTCAACTTGTCTTTTTGAATACAGAGTTGTAGATTGCAGAGGGAATCCATCTTGACTTTTCTTTTGAATACAGAGTTTTAGATTGTGGAGGGAATCCATCTTAAGTATTTTCCAATATCTTAATAAGAGGGTGATACATAATATGCCTGTACTGCACAAGCAAACAACTTTGTACCTTACTTGTATATTTACATCTGCAGTGACTCATTCCCAATATGGCCGACATTTTCATGGCATCTCTACGTTGACCAAGTGAGCTGGGTCGTACTCTCCAAATTTTCAACATTGATGTGTATAATTCGTTCTTCCAATCAGCTTTTGTTTTATACTTATGGcaaacaaaaaatgaattaaaaaaaaaattaaattaaattaaaaggTCTCTTGTTGTAGTAGAAACCCAATTTGAAGACTGCCCTCACTCTTCCAGAGTGGGAGAATACTCCCTAATCTTTTCTCTTGTCTTCTTTCACTTTGCCTTCTCCAGACGAGTCCTTTAAAAGCTGTTCAGATGTTATGGGTTAATTTGATTATGGATACGTTTGCA is from Glandiceps talaboti chromosome 1, keGlaTala1.1, whole genome shotgun sequence and encodes:
- the LOC144438514 gene encoding plasma membrane calcium-transporting ATPase 2-like, giving the protein MAAEPLPEEQYDCTVNELRELMEVRSHEGIQKIKDKYGDVHEICRRLKTNPKDGVVATKVELDRRRQAFGANEIPPKAPKSFLRLVWEALQDTTLIILEIAAIISLGLSFYHPPDEDGEEGGEPGESEASWIEAVAILVAVILVVFVTAFNDWNKERKFRGLQDRIEQEQNFAVIRDGVGEQINNKEIVVGDICQVKYGDLLPADGIIIQSNDLKIDESSLTGESDQVKKGIDRDLHLLSGTHVMEGSGKMVVTAVGLNSQSGIIFALLGATEEVDDKDKKKKKKDKDADKDGDAKQADGEADMKALDGKADGVVDEAKKDVDSSDEDSDSETENKKKFKMPSIAKKDQSVLQLKLTKLAIQIGYAGSAIAVLTIITLVIRFCIETFAVDKLPWSNKYWSEFIDFFIIGVTVLVVAVPEGLPLAVTLSLAYSVTKMTKDNNLVRHLDACETMGNATAICSDKTGTLTTNRMTVVQAFIGGTHFKEVPSASDIAAKICDLIVKSVSINSSYASKLVKPEQEGEIAKQVGNKTECALLGFVVNLGSDYLEIRDEWPEEKFHHVYTFNSMRKSMSTVIPLPDGSFRLFTKGASEIVLKKCALILDADGQPQPFLHTDKDDIVRNVIEPMACDGLRTLCLAYRDFTAGDEPDWDEEHNVVSNLTCVCIVGIEDPVRPEVPNAIKKCQGAGITVRMVTGDNINTARSISTKCGIVTPGEDFLILEGKEFNRRIRDKYGIIQQELIDKIWPRLRVLARSSPTDKHTLVKGIIDSKINVHREVVAVTGDGTNDGPALKKADVGFAMGIAGTDVAKEASDIILTDDNFTSIVKAVMWGRNVYDSIAKFLQFQLTVNVVAVTLTFVGALTIKTSPLKAVQMLWVNLIMDTFASLALATEPPTEELLLRKPYGRTSPLISQTMMKNIIGHSIYQLFITFIILYAGDVVFDIDSGIGSKTPTVHFTLIFNAFVMMQLFNEVNSRKIHDERNVFVGMHKNPIFLGILVGTFAVQIVIIEVGGLVFFTVPLPLDLWLWCIFFGVGELLWTQIMCTIPTDKLPRICSYGTSASEHEVPSITEMDDGDVNRAEVKRAQILWMRGLTRLQQQIRVVNAFQAGLERMSDKKSLNSVHEFMSHITTDSYRLPNNQDDDANLHSVETTV